The segment CATGAGTGCTTTATAGACTCCGAAAATTGCGATTCCAATCTGGACCATCGTTGATGTCTAGTGACAACAAATCCATGAGCACAGGAAAGACAAAGTACATGATCTCATGTGCCTATGGTTTTGGTTTTAATGTCGGTTACTCTTTGCTTTATATTCCGAAAATTACGACttcattctatatatatatatatatatggcattCATATTGGTATCCTTAGTAGATCAGTTGGTGGTTATCACAGTAAACACGCCAAATGGGAAAGCCTATTTCACATAGGTGGTTATACTCAACAATGTCTTTTCCCTTACGGCAAGTTTACAAAATGGTCACGTTCATGTCATTATCTACAAATGGGAATTCTTTATGCATTATGATGTTGGGTCCTGAGTTGTTCAAGGTATATATGATTTGCCTAGCAATTGTTGAACTTTCTCTAATGGGAGGGAGCTAGGAGGAATCACAAAGCTACAAAGCCTCTGATATGGCATTACAAAGCATGGAGAACCCGTGACATTCATTAAGCAAATAAAGAATCCATTTCATGATAGTCTAGCATCAAGCATTACATGGGGgcaataagaaaaaagattCATATGTTGCATTTTGACACAGTTCATCATACATTATTCAAAATCCAATCACGGGTTTCAGTGAGGTGTTTGGTGGAACAGGTAATGTGcatatttttaatgaagagtTAGCAAGATATGACACGTTGATAGCAAATCATTCCATTCATTCATTGAATGCCACAAGGTTTGAATTCGACATAAAATCCTAAACATAAAGCAGTAAGATTTGATTCAAAAAGTTAAAGACACATAGTCAATGAATTAGAGGAAATGCTCATACTTGACTACGCGTTGTCGGTCAGCACCTCTGGAAGCAAACACACCATTGTTTGACCTTCTCTCTCAGTTGGTTTTTCCAGTTGAAAAATTAGGAACCTACTGATTGGCAAAAGGCTGCAGTattgtaaataatttaaaatcagaAGTATAATCAGAATATAAACTTATGCAATGAGCTAAGGCCTAAGGAAGATgcttgaaaataagaaaaataacataagctttctgttttcatttttcagaaaaCTTTTGGATACCTGTTGATTCGAAGCATTTACATGGTTTACTAAAGATATGAATCCATTTGAAAGTAAGATTGTCATAGCTGCTCCTGAGTAGCCCATATCATTGCTAGGTACAAGTCCTCATTATGATCTTCTATCCAGGATTAGAGATCAGTACATAACAAGATGGTCCATACAGCTGGCTGTATCAGCAGGTTGGTTCATGCATCACGTTTTCTGCACTGGGGCCATATTTTGGATGGATGAAAAATGTGTTTAGCATTTTGAAATAAGGGCTGTGTTCAGCCATGAGAAATGGGCAGATCCCATTTCCCATGTGCTTATGCCTCAATTCCTAAAGAGCTGACCCAGTAGTGCTGAATCTTCTTGTCCCAGAAAATTCATTTAAGCAATATTCCTAGGGCCCTGCAGCAACTTGTTTTATAGCAACAATTTCATATTGAAATGCAAAATCTATCTGTTGCAACTCCCAAATCAACTGGTACATGAATATAAGAAAAACGGGTCTAAACAAAAAATCCAGCCTTCTTCTCTAACATTCACTTCCAAAACAAAAGAGTTTATCAAACACATCAATTAAGTTAGTTTCCTTGTTAATAATCTTACACTTCGCTAGATAATCTCCTACTTTCTTTCCAGTTTGGCTTTGGTAATGCAGCCTAATTGTCCTCCAACACCATCTTTTTTCCCTTGGCAGCATGAAGGTTAAGGATGTGCCTTTTGCTTTCAAGATGCTGATTGAATGCGTCCATGCACCAAATTTTACACACTTTGCAGTACTTATTCATCTGGTTCGCTATTTCTCCATCATCTGTCCCATGTAGTTCCACGGCTTGTGCTCTGGACTGGTGCTTCTTACCTTTTAAGTGATCTTTGAATGAGTTTTTATTCATGCACCAAATTTTACACAATTCACACCATAATCGTTGTTTTGCTCCCTCTTCTCCAATGTTCATACTAGGTGTCAAGTTTTGTAGTCTATCCTTGTGCTTTTGACCTAGTAAGTGTTGCTTGAGACTATTGGCACCTGAGCAGGGGACTTGACAGACTTTGCAAAATAAGTCATCCCTTTGTGTCTTAAGTGTGTTACTATGATCAACGGGTTGCAGCATTTGACGTGGTTGGCAATTGAAGCTGCTAGTTGGTGCTTTTCTCTTTATTCCTGAAAATTTTGAGCCTGAACTTGGCCTTGGACTTGAAGATGGCACCTGTTATAAGTAAATACAGTGGTCCACAAGATGAAAGAACTGAGTTCAAGAATTTTGTCCTGGTGGTTCATCAACATAAAAGGCTTTTCTGtaagaagaaatataaaaattaaaacactcacacacacacattaaTCATATAAGAAATTCCACATTCTAAACCAGTAAACAAACATATGAAAGCTTAGGGGATATTATACAGCAAGATCTTATTGGAGCAGCAGGAGTTGGGTGGTGGAATAAATCTTAGTCATCaaaaaagaaagtgacatcacCGAAACTACAACCATGGTTAATTGCCTGCAGGGCTTGTTGATGTAGCTCATTGCCAGTTGATTGTAACTTTGTGCTTGCTCTGAAATTAGCATCTGAAACAAGACTAATCTCCATCTGattgtgtggaaaaaaaaaaaaaaaatccatctccTATCTAATTTTTCATGTAGCAAAATCATGTAAGTACCATTTTGTCCTTCAACATCATGAGTTATTAGGGACCTgtttcaacattccactaaatgGAATGGCTCCATTGCCTTCTAAATAGCATTTGAAGGTACAAATCAATCATCATGAGTACACCCATTAAAGAAGATGAGAGCACTATcttttcattataatttttatcatatttgacaTTTTCTGTAACAAGCCCATCCAAGATGATGATGGATTTGCATGGAAAAAACAGGATGCTTGAATGTGCCCCAAAAAC is part of the Vitis riparia cultivar Riparia Gloire de Montpellier isolate 1030 chromosome 17, EGFV_Vit.rip_1.0, whole genome shotgun sequence genome and harbors:
- the LOC117904454 gene encoding zinc finger RNA-binding protein-like, whose amino-acid sequence is MDSGRGEVMSLELAMKRELAYRKKVDRLLLQLHGGVSKENPVPSSSPRPSSGSKFSGIKRKAPTSSFNCQPRQMLQPVDHSNTLKTQRDDLFCKVCQVPCSGANSLKQHLLGQKHKDRLQNLTPSMNIGEEGAKQRLWCELCKIWCMNKNSFKDHLKGKKHQSRAQAVELHGTDDGEIANQMNKYCKVCKIWCMDAFNQHLESKRHILNLHAAKGKKMVLEDN